GAAGATCAGCACCGGCTTGATCCGCGCTTCGTCGGCGATCCGGCGCAAGTCGGAGACACCCGCGCGCGTGGCGTTGAGCGGGCGGAATTCCTTGCCCAGCATCGCGCCCACGGCCCGCGCGATCGAGGTCTTGCCGATGCCGGGCGGGCCATAGAGAATGACGCTGCCCAGCGATCGCGCCGCGATCCGGCGCCGCAGGATCGAACCGGGGCCGACAACCGCTCCCTGGCCGATCACCTCGTCAAGCGTCGCCGGTCGCAGCAGCGCTGCCAGCGGCACCCGGCCCGGGCGGGTTCCAGTATCGAACAGGTCGCTCATCATCCCTCGATCCGCCGGGTATTCGGCACATGCGCTAGCGGTTTCGCCTCATAGAGCGATGGCTGGCCATGGCAAGAATGGCGGGATGGCGCTTGAAACGAACCGCTCCTGTCCTGAAGAACCGGCCCCGTCGGGACAGCCTTCAGGCCTCGGCGCGTGCGATCAGCGCGTCGAGCGCGGAGCGGCCGTGGCGCAGTTCCTCGATGATTTTTCGCAGTTCCACCGGCGTGATCCGCGACCCGCCGTCACTGTCCACTGACTGGGCCTCGACGATTCGGTGCAGCGCCTCGACGATGGCGAGGACCGGGTCCATCTGCGGGCGGGCGGTGGCCAGCGGAACCGCCCGAACTTGCGCGAGCGAGAGGAAAGGGTCGATGGCGCCCGGGCCGAATTCGCGTTCGATCCGGGCCAGGATCAGCGGATCGAGGCTGGTGGCGCGGCTGCGCGCATTGCGGATCGTGCCGTTCGAGCAATCCAGACGGGTAGCCAGTTGGCCATCGGATAATTCCCCGGATTTCTGTATGTTGCGAATGATGAGGGCAATCGCCTGGCGATAATCCTCACTCGAAAGATGTGCGGAACGCCCTGCCGTCATGATGTATCCTTCCCTTCTCGCCTTGGGGTGGCTGGGCAACAGCTTGTGACGATGGATGCGAAACTGGCCAAGACTTTGTCGACAGAATCGCTATATGGCGAGGTGGATATGAAATTCAGCCGCCGAAACATGATCGTTGCAGCGACCGCGTTCGCAGCGACCTCCTCCTCTGCCGCCCGCGCCATTGCCACCGCGATTCCGGAAAGGCCGCGTGCCCCTTCGCTGGTGCTTCCGCGCCCGGGTTCCGTGGCCCCCGTCGCACCTGCGGCGCTTCCCGTGCCGCGTGGGCCCTATCAACCCGAAACGGTCGCAGCGCCGCTGTTCCATGCCGCCATGGCGGCGCTGAACCGGCATGGCGGGCGCGTGAAGGGAGACCGAATCGGCATCGTCGATTTCTCGGCATCGTCCTCGCAGCCGCGTCTCCATCTGGTTGACCTTGAAAACCGCAAGGTCACGTCGCTGCATGTCGCGCATGGCAGCGGGTCCGATCCCGCGCACACCGGCTGGCTCCAGCGTTTTTCGAACCGGCCCGGGTCAAACGCGAGCAGCGAAGGCGCGTTCCTCACTTCGGACTATTATTTTGGCGCGCACGGTCGTTCACAGCGGCTTGTCGGTCTTGATCCCACCAACAGCAATGCGCTCGAACGCGCGATCGTTGTCCATGGGGCCTGGTATGCCGAACCGAACATGATCGGTGCGCATGGCAAGCTCGGCCGTAGCCAGGGCTGCCTTGCGGTGGGGGACAGCCTGCTTAACCGCGCATTCGACCATCTCGGCGAAGGACGCCTGATCTACGCCGCCAAGCTCGGTTGATTTCCCCCAGGGGTAGCGCACCCCAAGGGAGTTCGGCGCATCCCCGGCCGACCGGCGCGGCCGCCGATCGGCGCAGCCCTGCGGCGTTTTCGCGTCAGATCGTGACGAGCGCCGTCACGCGGTGCGAAAAAGGATGATGCGGCGTTGCGCCGCGGCTGACCTGCGAGAACATGCCGTTACCCAGAGCGGAAAGCTTCGCTTCGACCAATGGAAGGTCCTCGCCCCGCTTTACATCGAGGTGAACCATAAGTTTTCCCTTGAAATCGAGCGATATATCATCGGCTTCGACCATGGCTTCACTTAACTTGGCGAGAATTGCACTGAGTTGATCGGTTAAAGGCGTTCTGGACGCGGCGGTCCGTGCGTTAGTGGAATCGATCGAATAAACCGTTGCGTCTTTGGGCATTCGTGTCCCCGTGCTGATTACTGCCAAAACGGATCATATCACTTCAGCGCCCATAAAGAACGCTGTACCGTGTGTTTCGTTGCACATTTTTGCGGAAATCCGCCGGTGCGGCATGGGATCGTCAGTAAACGCCTCTTGTGCCGGGCGCGCGGCATCTACTCCGAAGCGGCGGGAAGGGTGAGGATGACGAGCAGGCCTGGGCCGTCCTGCCGGTCCTCCAGCCGGATCGATCCGCCGGCAAGGTTCATCGCCTTCACCGCGATCGACAAGCCAAGGCCGCTGCCGGGAAATGCCGAAGAGCCGCGCTCGAAGCGGCGGAGCAGGCGTTCGCGCTCCGCCGCTGGAACGCCGTCGCCCCGGTCCCCCACGGTCACCACCAGCCGATCCGCGCCGCGCACGATCGCAATGTCGATGTGGCCACCATCGCGGGCATGGCGCACGCCATTGTCGATCACGGCGGACAGCGCGATCTGGAGCGATGCCGCATCACACCGCCAGCGGACGATGTGATCGGGCGTGACCGTGAATTCCATCGCATCGGCGGGCAGGTGCAGCAGGGTTTCCGCCACGACATCGGCCACCAGCGCATGGACATCGACCGAGCGGCTTGAAACTGCCGTGGCATTGAGCCGGGCGAGCGTGAGCATCCCGTCTATCAGGTCGTTCGCCCGGTCCACGACGCCCAGCAGCCGTCCCGTATCGTCCCGCAGTTCGGCGGGCGCGGTCTTGCGCAGGATCTGCGCCTGCGCGCGGATCGCCGCGAGCGGGGTGCGCAGTTCGTGGGCAACGTCGTCGGTGAAGGCCTGCTCCAGTTCGTAAGCCTGATCGAGCCGCGAGAAGAGCTTGTTGAGCGCTATGATCAGCGGCCCGAGATCGCGCGACCAGTCATCCGGCACCAGCGGCGTGAGATCGGCGAGCGAGCGCGCATTGAGTGTGGAAGCCAGCCGTTCCACTTCAGAAAGGCTCTTGCGAAGGGTCCACCAGAGAACCACCATGCCCGCGCCGATCAGCAGGATCAGCGGCAGCGCCAGCTTGCGCAGGACCGGCACCATCGAGAA
The DNA window shown above is from Novosphingobium sp. RL4 and carries:
- a CDS encoding murein L,D-transpeptidase catalytic domain family protein codes for the protein MIVAATAFAATSSSAARAIATAIPERPRAPSLVLPRPGSVAPVAPAALPVPRGPYQPETVAAPLFHAAMAALNRHGGRVKGDRIGIVDFSASSSQPRLHLVDLENRKVTSLHVAHGSGSDPAHTGWLQRFSNRPGSNASSEGAFLTSDYYFGAHGRSQRLVGLDPTNSNALERAIVVHGAWYAEPNMIGAHGKLGRSQGCLAVGDSLLNRAFDHLGEGRLIYAAKLG
- a CDS encoding HAMP domain-containing sensor histidine kinase — its product is MKRPSLSTRLYRRVLLLLALTGLGMGTVIYTVANREIGRASDAQLVNASRLLYMMMQDELTAGVLAARGTGLADDDPLLSPEERKAFHASYDWCMFAVFWDGRPVAQSGWGAPVSQVPRAAGLHDFTAVGDRWRSYGLPGRDPRLLVVVAERDAMREFSMVPVLRKLALPLILLIGAGMVVLWWTLRKSLSEVERLASTLNARSLADLTPLVPDDWSRDLGPLIIALNKLFSRLDQAYELEQAFTDDVAHELRTPLAAIRAQAQILRKTAPAELRDDTGRLLGVVDRANDLIDGMLTLARLNATAVSSRSVDVHALVADVVAETLLHLPADAMEFTVTPDHIVRWRCDAASLQIALSAVIDNGVRHARDGGHIDIAIVRGADRLVVTVGDRGDGVPAAERERLLRRFERGSSAFPGSGLGLSIAVKAMNLAGGSIRLEDRQDGPGLLVILTLPAASE